In the genome of Limnobaculum zhutongyuii, one region contains:
- the infC gene encoding translation initiation factor IF-3, producing MKGGKRVQTARPNRINNEIRAREVRLTGIDGEQLGIVSLNEALQKAEEAGVDLVEISPNAEPPVCRVMDYGKFLYEKSKATKEQKKKQKVVQIKEIKFRPGTDDGDYQVKLRSLIRFLEEGDKAKITLRFRGREMAHQQIGMEVLNRVRDDLVELAVVESYPSRIEGRQMVMVLAPKKKQ from the coding sequence ATTAAAGGCGGAAAAAGAGTTCAAACAGCGCGTCCTAATCGCATAAACAACGAGATTCGCGCCCGTGAAGTGCGACTAACAGGCATCGATGGCGAGCAATTGGGGATTGTTAGTCTGAATGAAGCACTGCAAAAAGCAGAAGAAGCTGGTGTTGATCTGGTAGAGATCAGCCCAAATGCTGAGCCGCCAGTTTGCCGGGTCATGGACTACGGCAAATTCCTCTATGAAAAGAGTAAGGCTACGAAAGAGCAGAAGAAAAAACAAAAAGTTGTCCAGATCAAGGAAATCAAATTCCGACCTGGTACAGATGATGGCGACTATCAGGTAAAACTCCGCAGCCTGATTCGCTTTCTGGAAGAGGGTGATAAAGCTAAAATCACACTGCGTTTCCGCGGTCGTGAGATGGCTCACCAGCAGATCGGTATGGAAGTGCTTAACCGCGTCCGTGACGATCTCGTCGAACTGGCTGTTGTTGAATCCTACCCAAGTAGGATTGAAGGACGCCAGATGGTGATGGTGCTCGCCCCTAAGAAGAAACAGTAA
- the rpmI gene encoding 50S ribosomal protein L35: MPKIKTVRGAAKRFKKTASGGFKRKHANLRHILTKKATKRKRHLRPKGLVSKGDLGLVVACLPYA; this comes from the coding sequence ATGCCAAAGATCAAAACTGTGCGTGGCGCAGCTAAGCGCTTTAAAAAAACCGCCTCTGGTGGTTTTAAGCGTAAGCATGCCAACCTACGTCATATTCTGACTAAAAAAGCTACTAAGCGTAAACGTCACCTGCGTCCGAAAGGTCTGGTCTCCAAAGGGGATCTGGGTCTGGTCGTGGCATGTCTGCCATACGCATAA
- the rplT gene encoding 50S ribosomal protein L20 has protein sequence MARVKRGVIARARHKKIMKQAKGYYGARSRVYRVAFQAVIKAGQYAYRDRRQRKRQFRQLWIARINAAARQNGLSYSRFINGLKKASVEIDRKILADIAVFDKVAFAALVEKAKSVLA, from the coding sequence ATGGCTCGCGTAAAACGTGGTGTAATCGCACGTGCACGTCACAAGAAAATAATGAAGCAAGCGAAAGGTTACTACGGTGCCCGTTCGCGCGTATATCGTGTTGCCTTCCAGGCAGTAATCAAAGCAGGACAATATGCTTACCGTGACCGTCGTCAACGTAAGCGTCAGTTCCGTCAGCTGTGGATTGCACGTATTAACGCTGCTGCCCGTCAAAACGGTTTATCTTACAGCCGTTTCATCAATGGCCTGAAAAAGGCTTCTGTTGAAATCGACCGTAAGATTCTGGCTGATATCGCAGTATTCGACAAAGTGGCATTTGCTGCTTTAGTTGAAAAAGCAAAATCAGTTCTGGCGTAA
- the pheM gene encoding pheST operon leader peptide PheM codes for MNSAIFRFFFYFSS; via the coding sequence ATGAATTCTGCTATTTTCCGTTTCTTCTTTTACTTTAGCTCCTGA
- the pheS gene encoding phenylalanine--tRNA ligase subunit alpha, with protein sequence MPHLAELVANAKAAIEEAHDVAALDLVRVEYLGKKGHLTLQMTSLRDVPAEDRPAAGQVINQAKQEVQDALNARKHTLESAALNARLAEETIDVSLPGRRMENGGLHPVTRTIDRIADFFGELGFAVATGPEIEDDYHNFDALNIPGHHPARADHDTFWFDAKRLLRTQTSGVQIRTMNHQQPPIRIIAPGRVYRNDYDQTHTPMFHQMEGLIVDKDISFTNLKGTIHDFLQNFFEEDLQVRFRPSYFPFTEPSAEVDVMGKNGKWLEVLGCGMVHPNVLRGVGIDPEVYSGFAFGMGMERLTMLRYGVTDLRAFFENDLRFLKQFK encoded by the coding sequence ATGCCACATCTCGCTGAACTGGTTGCCAATGCAAAGGCGGCTATAGAAGAAGCCCATGATGTTGCCGCGTTAGATTTAGTTCGCGTGGAATATTTAGGCAAGAAAGGTCACCTGACGCTGCAAATGACATCGCTGCGCGATGTTCCTGCGGAAGATCGCCCTGCCGCCGGGCAGGTCATCAATCAGGCCAAGCAAGAAGTTCAGGATGCGCTGAACGCTCGCAAACACACACTGGAATCAGCCGCGCTGAATGCCCGTCTGGCAGAAGAGACCATTGACGTGTCTTTGCCTGGTCGTCGTATGGAAAATGGTGGATTACATCCGGTAACCCGTACCATTGACCGTATTGCTGATTTCTTTGGTGAGTTAGGTTTTGCGGTAGCTACCGGCCCTGAAATTGAAGATGACTATCACAACTTTGATGCCCTGAATATCCCGGGTCATCATCCGGCACGAGCTGATCACGATACTTTCTGGTTTGATGCCAAGCGTCTGCTGCGTACCCAAACCTCTGGCGTACAGATTCGTACCATGAATCATCAACAGCCACCAATTCGTATTATTGCTCCGGGTCGCGTATATCGTAACGATTACGATCAGACGCATACCCCGATGTTCCATCAAATGGAAGGGCTGATTGTTGATAAAGACATTAGCTTTACCAATCTGAAAGGAACCATCCACGACTTCCTGCAGAATTTCTTCGAAGAAGATTTACAGGTGCGTTTCCGTCCATCTTATTTCCCGTTTACTGAACCTTCTGCAGAAGTGGATGTGATGGGTAAAAATGGTAAATGGCTGGAAGTATTAGGCTGCGGTATGGTGCATCCAAACGTATTGCGCGGCGTGGGTATTGATCCTGAAGTTTACTCGGGATTCGCCTTCGGTATGGGTATGGAGCGTTTAACCATGCTTCGTTACGGTGTCACCGATTTGCGTGCCTTCTTCGAAAACGATCTTCGTTTCTTAAAACAATTTAAATAA
- the pheT gene encoding phenylalanine--tRNA ligase subunit beta, whose amino-acid sequence MKFSESWLREWVNPAINRDQLSEQITMAGLEVDGVEPVAGEFTGVVVGRVVECGQHPNADKLRVTKVDVGGDRLLDIVCGAPNCRKGLTVACATVGAVLPGDFKIKAVKLRGEPSEGMLCSFSELGISDDHSGIIELPEDAPIGQDVREFLKLNDATIEISVTPNRADCLGIIGVARDVAVINKLPLNQPDMSPVAPAIQDVISIQVDASEACPRYLGRVVKGINVKAATPLWMKEKLRRCGIRSIDPVVDVTNYVLLELGHPMHAFDLARIDGGIVVRMAKENEELVLLDGNKVKLSQDIVVIADRQKPLAMGGIFGGEHSGVNEETTDVFLESAYFNPLAIAGRARRFGLHTDASHRYERGVDPALQQTALERATRLLLDICGGQPGPVIDATNKTTLPIRATILLRREKLDKLIGHVISDEQVSDILSRLGCEVSREGDNWKAVAPSWRFDMEIEEDLIEEIARVYGYNSIPNVPLRANLEMTSHREANLSLRRVKALLVDKGYQEAITYSFVDPKVQNLLHPQQEALILPNPISIEMSAMRLSLWSGLLTSVVYNQNRQQGRVRLFESGLRFVPDATAEFGVRQEVMLAGVIAGNRYEEHWNLAREAVDFYDLKGDLESVLELTGKLSEIEFKVEANPALHPGQSAAIYLNGERIGYIGVVHPELERKLDLNGRTVVFELLWDKVSERRVPLAREVSRFPANRRDIAIVVAESIPAANVLEICKKVGVNQMVGVNLFDVYRGKGVAEGYKSLAISLTLQDTTRTLEEEEIAATVAECVEALKQRFQASLRD is encoded by the coding sequence ATGAAATTCAGTGAATCCTGGTTACGTGAATGGGTTAACCCTGCGATTAATCGTGACCAATTGTCTGAACAAATTACCATGGCCGGTCTGGAAGTCGACGGTGTGGAACCGGTAGCCGGTGAATTTACCGGTGTGGTTGTTGGTCGTGTCGTAGAGTGCGGTCAGCATCCTAACGCGGACAAGCTGCGTGTAACCAAAGTTGATGTGGGTGGCGATCGCCTGCTGGATATTGTTTGTGGTGCGCCAAACTGCCGTAAGGGATTAACCGTAGCCTGCGCTACCGTTGGTGCTGTACTGCCGGGTGATTTTAAAATTAAAGCCGTTAAACTGCGTGGCGAGCCATCTGAAGGCATGTTGTGTTCTTTCTCTGAGCTGGGTATCAGTGACGATCACAGCGGGATTATCGAACTGCCAGAAGATGCACCAATCGGTCAGGACGTACGGGAATTCCTTAAGTTAAATGATGCCACTATCGAAATCAGTGTAACGCCAAACCGCGCTGATTGCTTAGGTATCATTGGTGTTGCCCGGGATGTAGCCGTGATTAATAAGCTACCGTTAAACCAACCTGATATGTCTCCTGTGGCTCCAGCTATTCAGGATGTTATCTCCATTCAGGTTGATGCCAGTGAAGCTTGCCCTCGTTATTTAGGTCGGGTAGTAAAAGGCATTAACGTCAAAGCCGCTACGCCATTATGGATGAAAGAAAAACTGCGTCGTTGCGGTATTCGTTCTATCGATCCAGTCGTGGATGTGACTAACTATGTTCTGCTTGAACTGGGTCATCCAATGCATGCGTTCGATTTGGCGCGCATTGACGGCGGTATTGTCGTGCGTATGGCAAAAGAGAATGAAGAGTTGGTTTTGCTGGATGGTAATAAAGTAAAACTGAGTCAGGATATTGTTGTGATTGCCGATCGTCAAAAGCCGTTGGCGATGGGGGGAATTTTTGGCGGTGAGCATTCTGGTGTAAACGAAGAGACTACCGATGTCTTCCTGGAAAGCGCTTACTTTAATCCGCTGGCGATTGCTGGTCGTGCGCGTCGCTTTGGTTTACATACCGACGCTTCTCACCGTTATGAAAGAGGGGTTGATCCAGCCCTACAGCAAACAGCATTAGAAAGAGCAACGCGCTTGCTGCTGGATATCTGTGGTGGACAACCGGGTCCGGTCATTGATGCAACCAATAAAACCACGCTTCCGATACGCGCCACCATTTTACTGCGTCGTGAAAAGCTGGATAAACTGATTGGTCATGTCATTTCTGATGAGCAAGTTAGCGATATTCTGAGCCGTTTAGGCTGTGAAGTTTCTCGTGAAGGTGATAACTGGAAAGCGGTTGCACCAAGCTGGCGTTTCGATATGGAAATCGAAGAAGATCTGATTGAAGAGATTGCTCGCGTTTATGGCTATAACAGTATTCCAAATGTCCCTTTACGCGCTAATCTTGAGATGACTTCACATCGTGAAGCAAACTTATCATTACGTCGAGTGAAAGCGCTACTGGTAGACAAAGGGTATCAGGAAGCGATTACCTATAGTTTCGTTGATCCTAAAGTGCAAAATTTGCTGCATCCTCAACAGGAAGCGTTAATTTTACCTAACCCAATTTCGATTGAAATGTCGGCTATGCGCCTTTCATTATGGAGTGGATTGCTGACTTCTGTGGTGTATAACCAGAACCGCCAACAGGGTCGTGTACGCCTGTTTGAGAGCGGATTACGCTTTGTTCCTGATGCCACAGCAGAATTTGGTGTCCGGCAGGAGGTTATGCTGGCAGGGGTTATTGCAGGAAATCGCTATGAAGAGCACTGGAACCTTGCGCGTGAAGCAGTTGACTTCTATGATTTAAAAGGCGATCTTGAGTCGGTGTTAGAATTGACGGGTAAATTGTCGGAGATTGAATTTAAAGTCGAGGCAAACCCTGCATTACACCCCGGCCAAAGTGCGGCTATTTATTTAAATGGCGAACGCATTGGATACATTGGTGTAGTGCATCCTGAGCTTGAGCGGAAGCTCGATCTCAACGGTCGTACGGTGGTATTCGAACTGTTGTGGGACAAAGTCTCAGAACGCCGGGTACCGCTTGCCAGAGAGGTTTCCCGCTTCCCGGCAAACCGTCGTGATATCGCAATTGTTGTGGCTGAAAGCATACCTGCTGCCAATGTATTAGAAATATGTAAAAAAGTTGGCGTAAATCAGATGGTTGGCGTAAACTTATTTGACGTATATCGAGGTAAGGGTGTCGCTGAGGGGTATAAGAGCCTGGCTATCAGTCTGACATTGCAAGATACCACGCGTACGCTAGAAGAAGAGGAAATTGCCGCTACCGTTGCAGAATGCGTAGAGGCATTGAAACAGCGATTCCAAGCATCCTTGAGAGATTGA